Proteins encoded together in one Desulfuromonadales bacterium window:
- a CDS encoding molybdopterin-dependent oxidoreductase — MARLIEKKLSRRRFLGLSTCALAGVAVGSQVKVLRALAKTGEIGEVTTLPGKDVFTSCGMCVNKCGVIARVRDGVIHKLDPNPHFAAKSRAMLCARGNAGVKVVYDPDRLKYPLIRVGARGEGQWRRASWEEALDEVAKQMNAVAEKYTRAGVMFASTEGTFQEHFFMQLAECFGSPNTVRHPTLCLSSNIQGFGATFGTNPTPDVLGADYIIMSGANRSEALITPDSIDMLKGDGGHRKLVYLDPRFTKTAAKADEWYPIRPGTDMAFILAMIHVIVKEELYAKNFVETMTVGFDRLVPHIEPYTPEWAAAECDIPAADIRRIAREFAAAAPKAVYYQGRRSSFFANDTQMRRAMAILNAVVGNWDVEGGMLPNRSIALNKHDYLAPWYDDVPGRLDEGAVTYLSEKDGSWPIFRDRVLAGKPYPVKGMLAYKQNVLASVPNRAKSLKMMEQMDFICTIDITMSDTAWYSDVVLPEATYLERLDPPEVLGGIVPVVAFRQPAIEPMFESKPCLWIMQELAKRLGEEIAETFDFTMEEHIEHMVQANPKILEDLRTKGVYLEAEQPVYGATYGQPLKTKSGKVEIYSEKYAENGLDPLPVYTPPEAVPAGKYRLLVGRHAYFTHGTTANNPYLHDIMPENTLWLNPREADRLGLTNGRLVRVRSAVGEETLKLEVTEKIRPDSVYLAHGFGVLSKGLTNVYGKGGCDAALIEEKTCPISGNVAMHETFVEVFPA; from the coding sequence GTGGCACGCCTGATCGAGAAAAAGCTGAGCCGCCGCCGCTTCCTTGGCCTCTCCACCTGCGCCCTGGCCGGTGTGGCGGTCGGTTCGCAGGTCAAGGTCCTGCGGGCGTTGGCCAAAACGGGCGAGATCGGAGAGGTGACCACCCTGCCGGGTAAGGACGTCTTTACCAGTTGCGGGATGTGCGTCAACAAGTGCGGGGTGATCGCCCGGGTGCGTGACGGGGTGATCCACAAGCTCGATCCGAATCCCCATTTTGCGGCCAAGAGCCGCGCCATGCTCTGCGCCCGCGGCAACGCCGGGGTCAAGGTGGTCTACGATCCCGACCGCCTCAAGTATCCCCTGATCCGGGTCGGTGCGCGCGGCGAGGGGCAATGGCGGCGCGCCTCCTGGGAAGAGGCCCTCGACGAGGTGGCGAAACAGATGAACGCCGTGGCCGAGAAGTACACCCGGGCCGGCGTGATGTTCGCCTCCACCGAGGGGACGTTCCAGGAGCACTTCTTCATGCAGCTTGCCGAGTGCTTCGGCTCGCCCAACACGGTGCGCCACCCCACGCTCTGCCTGTCGTCGAACATCCAGGGCTTCGGCGCGACCTTCGGCACCAACCCCACTCCCGACGTGCTGGGCGCCGACTACATCATCATGAGCGGGGCGAACCGCAGCGAGGCGCTGATCACTCCCGACTCCATCGACATGCTCAAGGGGGACGGGGGCCACCGCAAGCTGGTCTATCTCGACCCGCGTTTCACCAAGACGGCGGCCAAGGCCGACGAGTGGTACCCGATCCGGCCGGGGACCGACATGGCCTTCATCCTGGCGATGATCCACGTCATCGTCAAGGAAGAGCTCTACGCCAAAAACTTTGTCGAGACGATGACCGTCGGCTTCGACCGGCTGGTCCCCCACATCGAGCCGTATACCCCCGAGTGGGCCGCCGCCGAGTGCGACATTCCGGCCGCCGACATCCGCCGGATCGCCCGCGAATTCGCCGCCGCCGCGCCGAAGGCGGTCTACTATCAGGGGCGCCGCTCTTCCTTCTTCGCCAACGACACCCAGATGCGCCGGGCCATGGCCATCCTCAACGCGGTGGTTGGCAACTGGGACGTCGAGGGCGGGATGCTCCCCAACCGCAGCATCGCCCTGAACAAGCACGACTACCTCGCCCCCTGGTACGACGACGTCCCGGGGCGCCTCGACGAGGGGGCCGTCACCTACCTCTCGGAGAAGGACGGCTCCTGGCCGATCTTCCGCGACCGGGTCCTGGCGGGCAAGCCCTATCCGGTCAAGGGGATGCTGGCCTACAAGCAGAACGTGCTCGCCTCGGTCCCCAACCGCGCCAAGAGCCTGAAGATGATGGAGCAGATGGACTTCATCTGCACCATCGACATCACCATGAGCGACACCGCCTGGTATTCGGACGTGGTGCTGCCCGAGGCGACCTACCTGGAGCGCCTCGACCCGCCGGAAGTGCTCGGCGGCATCGTGCCGGTAGTCGCCTTCCGGCAGCCGGCGATCGAGCCGATGTTCGAGAGCAAGCCCTGCCTCTGGATCATGCAGGAGCTGGCCAAGCGGCTCGGCGAGGAAATCGCCGAAACCTTCGATTTCACCATGGAGGAGCACATCGAGCACATGGTGCAGGCCAACCCGAAAATACTGGAAGACCTCAGGACCAAGGGGGTCTATCTGGAGGCGGAGCAGCCGGTCTACGGGGCAACCTACGGCCAGCCGCTCAAGACCAAGAGCGGCAAAGTGGAGATCTATTCGGAGAAGTACGCGGAGAACGGCCTCGATCCGCTTCCCGTCTACACCCCGCCGGAGGCCGTCCCCGCCGGCAAGTACCGGCTGCTCGTCGGCCGCCATGCCTACTTCACCCACGGCACCACGGCGAACAACCCCTACCTGCACGACATCATGCCGGAGAACACCCTGTGGCTCAACCCCCGGGAGGCGGACCGCCTGGGGCTGACGAACGGGCGGCTGGTCAGGGTGCGCAGCGCCGTTGGCGAAGAGACCCTGAAGCTGGAGGTGACGGAGAAGATCCGGCCCGACAGCGTCTACCTGGCGCACGGTTTCGGCGTCCTCTCCAAGGGGCTGACCAATGTCTACGGAAAGGGGGGGTGCGACGCCGCCCTGATCGAGGAGAAGACCTGCCCGATCTCCGGCAACGTCGCTATGCACGAGACGTTCGTGGAGGTTTTCCCGGCCTGA
- a CDS encoding 4Fe-4S dicluster domain-containing protein: MKNKRLAIVLDTRRCIDCKACTVACKAENRVPLGRNNYRNWVDEEALRGAYPNLGQSFTPSQCQHCANPPCAHVCPTHATEVNPDGIVHVVDKKCIGCKYCQTACPYNARYYNEEIGAVDKCTFCAHRVYEGRLPACVETCPTKVRVFGDINDPNSEVSRLLAKYPSRVLKPAQGTKPHLFYLI; this comes from the coding sequence ATGAAAAACAAGCGATTAGCCATCGTGCTCGATACCCGCAGGTGTATCGACTGCAAGGCCTGCACGGTGGCCTGCAAGGCGGAAAACCGCGTCCCGCTGGGGCGCAACAACTACCGCAACTGGGTCGACGAGGAGGCGCTGCGCGGCGCCTACCCCAACCTCGGCCAGAGCTTCACGCCGAGCCAGTGCCAGCACTGCGCCAATCCCCCCTGCGCCCATGTCTGCCCCACGCACGCCACCGAGGTCAATCCGGACGGCATCGTCCACGTCGTGGACAAGAAGTGCATCGGCTGCAAGTACTGCCAGACCGCCTGCCCCTACAACGCCCGTTACTACAACGAGGAGATCGGGGCGGTGGACAAGTGCACCTTCTGCGCGCACCGGGTCTACGAAGGGCGCCTGCCGGCCTGCGTCGAGACCTGCCCGACCAAGGTGCGGGTCTTCGGCGACATCAACGACCCGAACAGCGAGGTTTCCAGGCTGCTGGCCAAGTACCCTTCGCGGGTCCTCAAGCCGGCGCAGGGCACCAAACCGCATCTGTTCTATCTGATCTGA